The proteins below are encoded in one region of Microvirga ossetica:
- a CDS encoding DEAD/DEAH box helicase, producing the protein MPPHSNLPEILLQSTATDLTRRIGDKQAEPYQARIAASVREAIRRGRSGAVLAPTGSGKSLLAAGAAEDSIDLGKPILVLHPDVSLLRQNYAQFQSVPAVKGAQTAFYVAKNEIIGEQPMVRNSLDADVIPATNMSLVNKLDDEEFLRSLDRFGKRGGVVLIDEGHKAAAEELARVLSRIAHAGGSGIVLTATPFRTDGKDPLDAFGASIEHDLIDVATYDEVLATGRTVPTRFDIATGEFEAHLGTDAVRLIESAFLALLAENKSVDQASQQAFSRFFKEGASEGDKAIAALIVAAVARIWAKRAAGATLAMIHCDSVEFAKELSGFLAQESLPPGYRREGEKPRVAFVVAGEIRVWRNGAEEGEPVGRKIKRDDLLDAARAGSFNILGNVNALGVGTDVPQTDLNILACQERSIGPVKQISGRGERAHKASGKTHQVFVDVGNSILRIFSDIDAMRRNDPERCRRQVRGLAAPIREQFEAWFDKDPRLREQIEERQRQIRLRMGEGDGEQYDDPLDPTMEIGDEDALPVPKPFAAGLMTTGMRRYDSETKKFSSRVALFCDLKEFGLYDEEAALDLPRWLVATHDERTGAQQAFLCKTQDVARKYVAFVGIRHDGDYESASPTDKQRKFLTSLQQARPLALPWLTGFAAPANATQILAAIDLLKDKAGLLARLLNVAAVRLVERATGAHSLRPDLRSVVLDRPNQLTPQRRDLLAAYCRLRQRFADLYPYAFGGKPSAFSVTTFDPSVLPEIKAIVANTNVRFFIIDNPEKEEQLRPSLAEGLIKSSIVAVGPKGPSEQWIRQKAGFGRHDDAARAREQRFREYLTDLADGPLSKDQTLTITLARTEYLEIAAAKPGKELVRAMPSAVMNLLLLLGEEGGMPLPGEQVELIQDAIQKNHPDIAVPFSLPRLCARYAQRQVPAQKKILKDLQKAATFKKNRDAYLRSQKLSSLAS; encoded by the coding sequence ATGCCGCCTCATTCGAATCTTCCGGAAATTCTGCTTCAATCCACCGCCACGGACCTTACGCGGCGCATCGGTGACAAGCAGGCCGAGCCCTATCAGGCCAGGATCGCCGCATCGGTTCGAGAGGCTATTCGGCGCGGACGCTCGGGCGCGGTGCTTGCGCCCACTGGAAGTGGCAAGAGCCTACTTGCGGCCGGGGCTGCCGAGGACTCGATCGACCTAGGCAAGCCGATCCTTGTCCTCCATCCCGACGTCAGCCTTCTGCGCCAGAACTATGCCCAATTCCAAAGTGTTCCCGCGGTCAAAGGGGCTCAGACTGCATTCTACGTCGCCAAGAACGAGATCATTGGTGAGCAGCCGATGGTTCGGAACTCGCTCGACGCGGATGTAATCCCCGCCACGAACATGTCCCTCGTCAACAAGCTCGATGACGAGGAATTCCTGCGCTCGCTCGACCGCTTCGGCAAAAGGGGAGGGGTAGTCCTCATCGACGAGGGCCACAAGGCAGCGGCCGAAGAACTCGCCAGAGTTCTCTCCCGCATCGCTCACGCCGGCGGCTCCGGGATTGTCCTGACCGCCACACCGTTTCGGACCGACGGCAAGGATCCTCTGGACGCCTTTGGCGCCAGCATCGAGCACGACCTGATCGACGTTGCCACCTATGACGAGGTCCTGGCGACGGGCCGGACCGTTCCCACCAGGTTCGACATCGCCACGGGAGAGTTTGAAGCCCATCTCGGCACCGATGCCGTCCGGCTCATTGAGAGCGCTTTCCTTGCGCTGCTGGCCGAGAACAAGTCGGTCGACCAAGCCTCCCAGCAGGCGTTCTCCCGTTTCTTCAAAGAGGGAGCCAGTGAGGGTGATAAGGCGATTGCCGCCCTCATCGTGGCTGCCGTTGCCCGGATCTGGGCAAAGCGCGCGGCCGGCGCCACCCTGGCGATGATCCACTGTGACAGCGTCGAGTTCGCCAAGGAGCTCTCCGGCTTTCTAGCCCAAGAAAGCCTCCCTCCCGGGTACAGAAGGGAAGGGGAGAAGCCCCGCGTGGCCTTTGTCGTGGCCGGCGAGATCCGCGTTTGGCGCAACGGCGCCGAGGAGGGCGAGCCCGTCGGTCGCAAGATCAAGCGCGACGATCTTCTCGATGCAGCCCGTGCCGGCAGCTTCAACATTCTGGGCAACGTGAATGCTCTGGGCGTCGGTACCGATGTTCCCCAGACAGACCTCAACATCCTGGCCTGTCAGGAGCGGTCCATCGGCCCGGTGAAGCAGATCAGCGGACGAGGGGAACGGGCTCACAAAGCCAGCGGCAAGACCCACCAGGTCTTTGTCGATGTCGGCAATTCCATCCTGCGCATCTTCAGCGACATCGACGCCATGCGCCGGAACGACCCAGAGCGCTGCCGGCGCCAGGTCCGTGGGCTGGCTGCCCCGATCCGGGAACAGTTCGAGGCATGGTTCGACAAGGACCCCAGGCTTCGTGAGCAGATCGAGGAGCGCCAGCGTCAGATTCGGCTCCGGATGGGCGAAGGAGACGGCGAGCAGTACGACGATCCGCTCGACCCCACCATGGAGATCGGCGATGAGGACGCCCTCCCGGTGCCGAAGCCCTTTGCGGCCGGCCTTATGACGACCGGAATGCGGCGGTACGATTCCGAGACGAAGAAGTTCTCCAGCCGCGTGGCGCTGTTCTGCGATCTCAAAGAGTTCGGTCTCTACGACGAGGAGGCGGCGTTGGATCTCCCGCGCTGGCTGGTCGCCACCCACGACGAACGGACAGGGGCGCAGCAGGCCTTCCTCTGCAAGACCCAGGACGTCGCCCGCAAATACGTGGCCTTCGTCGGCATCCGCCACGATGGCGATTATGAGAGCGCCAGCCCGACGGACAAGCAGCGCAAGTTCCTCACAAGCCTGCAGCAGGCGCGGCCTCTCGCCCTCCCGTGGCTCACAGGGTTCGCGGCTCCGGCCAATGCCACCCAGATATTGGCCGCCATCGATCTCCTCAAGGACAAGGCAGGACTTCTTGCCAGGCTGCTCAACGTCGCTGCCGTCCGGCTGGTCGAGCGGGCAACGGGAGCCCACAGCCTACGGCCCGACCTTCGCTCGGTGGTTCTGGATCGGCCGAACCAGCTCACCCCGCAGAGGCGTGATCTCCTCGCCGCCTATTGCCGGCTGCGCCAGCGGTTCGCTGACCTCTACCCGTATGCGTTTGGAGGAAAGCCGTCGGCTTTCTCCGTCACGACCTTCGACCCGAGCGTCTTGCCCGAGATCAAGGCCATCGTGGCAAACACCAATGTGCGCTTCTTCATCATCGACAACCCGGAGAAGGAAGAGCAACTCCGCCCGAGCCTTGCCGAGGGCCTGATCAAGTCCTCCATCGTTGCAGTTGGCCCTAAGGGTCCAAGCGAGCAATGGATCCGGCAAAAAGCGGGCTTTGGCCGCCATGACGATGCGGCCCGGGCACGGGAGCAACGTTTCCGGGAATACCTCACCGACCTTGCCGATGGTCCTCTGAGCAAAGACCAGACGCTGACGATCACACTTGCAAGGACCGAGTATCTTGAGATCGCCGCTGCAAAGCCCGGAAAGGAACTCGTCAGAGCGATGCCTTCTGCCGTGATGAACCTGTTGCTGCTCCTTGGCGAGGAAGGTGGGATGCCACTTCCCGGAGAGCAGGTTGAGCTGATCCAAGATGCTATTCAGAAGAACCATCCCGACATAGCGGTTCCATTCTCCCTGCCCCGGCTCTGTGCCAGGTATGCCCAGCGGCAAGTTCCGGCGCAGAAGAAGATCCTGAAGGATCTGCAGAAGGCTGCAACATTCAAGAAGAACCGGGATGCATACTTGCGCTCCCAGAAACTGTCCTCCCTGGCTTCGTAA
- a CDS encoding SWIB/MDM2 domain-containing protein, with translation MTEAKAAKKPNPALAKPLQPSHELAAVVGSTPLPRTEVVSKVWEYIKANNLQNPANKREILADEKLRAVFSGKDKVSMFEMNKHFAQHLS, from the coding sequence ATGACCGAAGCCAAAGCAGCCAAGAAGCCAAACCCCGCCCTGGCGAAGCCGCTGCAGCCTTCGCATGAACTGGCGGCCGTTGTCGGATCGACTCCGCTGCCGCGGACTGAGGTGGTGAGCAAGGTCTGGGAGTACATCAAGGCCAACAACCTGCAGAATCCCGCGAACAAGCGAGAGATTCTGGCGGATGAGAAGCTTCGGGCCGTATTCAGCGGCAAGGACAAGGTCAGCATGTTTGAGATGAACAAGCACTTCGCTCAGCATCTTTCCTAA
- a CDS encoding WGR domain-containing protein produces the protein MVERDLFGTIRLVRNWGFVGSKGQEKVEIFSDEAKAAQALEGWADAQRRKGYADL, from the coding sequence ATGGTCGAACGCGACCTGTTCGGTACGATCCGCCTCGTGCGCAACTGGGGTTTCGTGGGGTCAAAAGGTCAGGAGAAGGTTGAGATCTTCTCCGATGAGGCCAAAGCCGCGCAGGCGCTGGAAGGCTGGGCAGACGCCCAGCGGCGGAAGGGCTACGCAGACCTCTGA
- a CDS encoding Crp/Fnr family transcriptional regulator: protein MKPHVYATISAPRINHRANRLLAALEPDDFAALEPHLHGISLRQDQVLYETGDPLRHATFPHDTVVSLVAVLKDGRSAEMAVYGREGALGLVSSMTARQSFGRCIVQAAGTASQIELERLHEVISIRPKVRQLVLHFTEAMMARVLQNVACNAVHSVEERCCRWILSMHDRLDRDTVPLTHEFLANMLGVQRSTVSSITRALQEAGFIRQGRGVITVMDRTGLERASCECYGTVRRSFERLLPYTYRNTSTADSRQPRRCS from the coding sequence ATGAAACCTCACGTCTATGCCACCATTTCAGCTCCACGCATCAACCATCGGGCCAACCGTCTGCTCGCGGCGCTGGAGCCGGACGACTTTGCAGCGCTGGAGCCGCACCTGCACGGGATCAGTCTGCGGCAGGATCAGGTGCTGTACGAGACCGGCGATCCTCTGCGCCATGCCACCTTTCCTCATGACACCGTGGTATCCCTGGTGGCCGTGCTGAAGGACGGTCGCTCGGCCGAGATGGCAGTCTACGGCCGGGAAGGAGCGCTGGGCCTCGTCAGCTCCATGACAGCCCGCCAGTCCTTCGGTCGCTGCATCGTTCAAGCAGCCGGTACCGCCTCCCAGATCGAGCTGGAGCGCCTGCATGAGGTCATCAGCATCCGCCCAAAGGTGCGCCAGCTGGTGCTGCATTTCACTGAAGCGATGATGGCCCGGGTGCTGCAGAACGTGGCCTGCAACGCAGTCCACAGCGTCGAGGAGCGCTGCTGCCGTTGGATCCTGAGCATGCATGACCGGCTCGACCGGGACACCGTGCCGCTCACGCACGAGTTCCTGGCGAATATGCTGGGCGTACAGCGCTCCACAGTGAGCAGCATCACGCGAGCACTTCAAGAAGCAGGTTTCATCAGACAAGGCCGGGGTGTAATCACCGTAATGGATCGTACCGGCCTGGAGAGAGCTTCTTGCGAGTGCTACGGCACGGTGCGCCGCAGCTTCGAGCGGCTGCTCCCTTACACCTACCGGAACACCTCGACCGCGGATTCACGCCAGCCGCGTCGGTGTTCCTGA
- a CDS encoding DUF1127 domain-containing protein — protein MFVSFILAKVQAYFRYRETVRELSLLSDRELTDLGIGRFQIDSVARQSAASMLLVDEPTSSTTL, from the coding sequence ATGTTCGTTTCCTTCATTCTCGCTAAGGTGCAAGCCTACTTCCGGTATCGCGAGACCGTCCGTGAGCTGTCGCTGCTATCGGATCGCGAGCTGACTGATCTCGGCATCGGGCGTTTCCAGATCGACAGCGTTGCTCGTCAGAGCGCTGCCTCGATGCTGCTCGTCGATGAGCCCACCAGTTCAACAACCTTGTAG
- a CDS encoding ParA family protein, protein MNVLVFASRKGGSGKSTLAAHLGSYMAEHSRPTLLIDADPQGSLALWHEVRGASDLPLDVGTKHLSATLAKARRDGVEWVLIDTPPNAEAPVAEAIWHADLVVIPMRPGLFDVDAVQATIQVCRKLKKPYAVVINAAPAKNGSDDPMVTDARGAMQALDVPTWAGQITHRPELSLSLAHGAGINEFSSRSSGSEEIGNLWQALTRSFEAIEAMTGQHAQSA, encoded by the coding sequence ATGAATGTCTTGGTTTTTGCTTCCCGCAAGGGCGGTTCCGGAAAGAGCACCCTTGCCGCGCATTTGGGGAGCTATATGGCCGAGCATTCTCGGCCGACACTGCTGATTGACGCGGACCCGCAGGGATCCCTGGCCCTTTGGCATGAGGTTCGCGGCGCATCGGACCTTCCGCTCGATGTCGGCACCAAGCATCTTTCGGCCACGTTGGCGAAGGCGAGGCGCGACGGGGTTGAATGGGTCTTGATCGACACGCCGCCCAATGCCGAAGCCCCAGTAGCTGAGGCGATCTGGCACGCCGATCTTGTCGTGATTCCCATGCGTCCGGGGCTGTTCGATGTCGACGCCGTTCAGGCAACGATCCAGGTCTGCCGTAAACTCAAGAAGCCTTATGCGGTGGTGATCAACGCCGCGCCGGCCAAGAATGGCTCGGATGACCCGATGGTGACGGACGCCCGAGGGGCGATGCAGGCGCTCGATGTTCCGACATGGGCCGGTCAGATTACCCATCGCCCTGAGTTGTCGCTCTCCCTCGCCCACGGTGCCGGCATTAACGAGTTCAGCTCCAGGTCGTCCGGATCGGAGGAGATCGGCAACCTTTGGCAGGCGCTGACAAGGAGCTTTGAGGCCATTGAGGCTATGACGGGCCAACACGCTCAGTCCGCCTGA